The Rhea pennata isolate bPtePen1 chromosome 23, bPtePen1.pri, whole genome shotgun sequence genomic interval ggcggcagccgctATATATACGGCGCGGCTCGGAGTGGGCGGGACCAGCGCTGCCGCCCATCCCCAAACCCTGGCGGCGATTGGCCAGTCTCTGTGGCGGCGGTtggcgcgcgcggcggccgttacgCGGCGGCGGTtggcgcgcgcggcggcggttGGCGGCCGTttcgcggcggcggcggcggcgcgcggggctggTGCCTGCGCGCTGAGGTAGGGCCATGGgccgggcgaggcggcgggcCCGCCGGCCCGTGGGGGAGGcacgggggcgggggggggatcCTCtgcagccgccgcgccgggagccgcgggaaAGGGACTAGGGCGGGAGTTAACGAGGTAACggcccttccctcccctccccacccccaacacACCCCGGGTTGGTTCAGCCTCCTTGGCGctgctcgggggggggggggggggggggggggggggcgcgttCCTGGCCTTCCCGGCCTTCCCAAGGGCCTGCGGAAGCAGCTTACCCAAATTTGCCCTTTTGAAGACCAGAAAACGCAGGGAGCGTCTGCTTTGGAGGGTTAGCCATGAAACGCAAGCGCAGAGGCAGCGCTGCCCAGCAGGTTGAGGCATGCGATGTCTGGCTGGACACGGCGAAGCTAAAGCAGCGCAAAGTGCAGGTAAGGGCCCAGCGCAGTTTGCACGGGGCTGTGCTCTTTGGGGTGTCTGCTGCAGTCACGTGCAGGTCTTTACCAACCTGGGCTGTGCTTGTCTAAAGCAGTGCAGAGTCCTTTAAGTTTATAACAGACTGATAGTGGGAGAAGATATGATAACATTGCAAATTACCCGAGGTTGGCAGAACAACGCTGCAAGATGGATGCACCATAgaagtatttaaagaaagatgTGTGAGAGCAACGGTATGTGGTTAATGAGGTTTGGGCTGTGTAGGACACTTGGATAGGAAAAGTTGAACCAATTATCAAGGAAGTGGGAACTATGCCATGACACTGGAAGAAGGGTAGGTTTGTTATTACCAGCATGTGgccattttccatttgtttctttccttttttagtcTTTCCTAGCCAAGCCAAAAGTACCTCATCGGCTTCTGGAAGGGAACTGTGATGGGTACACCTCAGTGTCTTTCACACAGACAAGAGCAGCTCCATCACGTACCAAGCAAACCACCATCTCCTCCTTCTTCAGTACGCAGATAGGTAATGTGAACTGGCTTATGCCCATGTATGGAAGTAGTTTCAGACCATAATAGATAATCTATCTTTATTTGTAGGCAGTTTTACTAAGTAGAAAGTGTGTTTCCTTGCGAGAAGGGTAAAGGTTAAAGGTTTGAACTGCTGGAAAGGAACATACTGCGAGGGTTAAtgtaaaagcagtgtttttgcAGCATTATACTGAAGTAAGTGTGAGCAACAGTGAGTAGTTACAGCTAGTCTTCCTTCAAGAGCAATCTGAACTGTTTAAATAACACACCAGGTTCTGTTCTCTACAAAACTggcattttcagtgaaatgcaaGGAAGGCCAGGCACCCGACTCAACCTAAGCAGCCACATAAAGCAGCCCAAGCGGGAAAACTCTTAGTGGTGCAGGAACGTGATTCACAAGGGCTTACAGAGTAAGATACTTTGAGAAATGTCCCCTGTTGACTGTAacattctgaaaacaaattgaCTAGGGCAGGAGTGTGTTTGTGCTATGGACACACCTTAACAGTTTTTAGCCCTTAAACTGAATTCATCTGTTCTCACTGTGAAATCTTATGTAATACTGCAATATCAGTATTTTGAAGCCTAGAAGGTATAAGCCCCAATCAAGAATTTAAGAATTTCTGTAGTTTCATGCTCCAGCTGTAGTGTGTTCTTGAGTTTTCAGGTAGAATTTCAAGTTTTGGCTTGCCTAATGGTGTAACATTTTAAGGACAATCAAAGCAGGAATGCCACTTCCGCTTGGGAAAGGTGCTGTCTGGGCAGACACACCAAGTCATTCAGTATTATGTGGGCAGCTGTCCATGACTGGAGAAGGGGGAGCTTCTAGGGAGCTGCATGGTAGATTTGTTATAAACAATACCAGTCCTAGACTGTTTGTTATATGCTCTTGGAAGAACATTATAGCTGCAAGTGAAAATGAGTGTTGCTGGGTTCAAACAATCCAGTTGTAAGAGGAATCAGTGGGAGTCTTTCAAGGAAAGCCTTCTGTGAATAGCTGGACAAAGCCTTTTTTGAAGGAATGCAATGTTAAATCCTAAGTAAGTGGATCAATAAAGGCAAGAGCAGAtcacatgaaaatatttaaggcaATTAAGCCACCTGAGAAAGTCTGTGCTTTTGAGACTGCTTTTGTGATCGAGAATACAAGAAACTGGGATCTGTCTGTCTTGTTCTTAAATTAACAAATACAGCAGTGAAACAGATGCAGAAATCAGCAAGGTAGGATACAGGCTAATGCCTTCCTTACTAAAAGAAGAGAGGTGGTACTTCAGAGCTGTATAACAACAGCTAGTTCATCAACGTTTTTGGTAATAAGCAGATCAGAGGAAGCACTACATAAATTGTCTAGTTTAGTAATCATCTTGTTTTGACCAGTGAAGTAGGCTGCTTTTTCAAGAGCTGTAATCTGAGACGAGTCAGAGGAACAGAGCAAACCATTCAAAGAAGAGTCAAGCTTAAAGAAATCAGGAGAGTATTTGAGAGGAGCTGAACCCAGCAGGAATTTTTGCATGCTTGTTTCTGTAAACCACTGAACAGCCATTTGACAGAATTCTTTCTTTGTGCATTGTGTAGGATCATTGACAGTTTTTGCTTTGGATTTGTCGTTCCTATGCCTTTTGAATTCattgtatctttttatttatttacatacttattttcatttgatgcatctgatttatttatttattcattgtaTGTATTTGGATTCACTGACTGCTGCTATTGTTCAATAGAGATCTACCACAAAATTTAAGAAGCTGTAACAATTCTTGTATTTATCTTACACAAATAGCATATCCTGAGATACTGAGAAACTATGCTAGATTCCGTTTTAAATAGTTTCAAAAGTGTCACTTGATTCTTTCAACTGGAGGTGGAGGCAAGCTGTAGAATTTTCACTAGGTTTTCTTTGCAACAACTTTGTTAGCATTTACACACACTCAGAAATAACCTGCTCTCAAGGACCTTTAAAACACTGTGGTTAGTAGTTAACTgatatcagaaaaaaacttgCTAAAACTTCACTTGTACTCCATCTATTTATCAAATGTTACTAACTAGGCTGTAGCTGTCTCAGGTTAATACTGTGTTTCTGTGCTGAAGGTTGCTGATGCATTTTAACCTAAAGCAGCTGTTCTTAAGCCAGCTGGTCTCAGTTCCACAGAAATACTGATTATTATGAGGTGGTGGCAATATTAATGTTGTATAGAGCAGTCTGTGTTTCATTATTTGAAGGAGTGGTGGAACTGTTGTTAAATCAAGCATAAAGGAGCACTTCATAGCAGTAGCCTCAGGTAGGGAAGAGCCCTGAGAAAGTGTGTGTCAGCTCTGATGTTATCCAATTCCactttgttttcagatgaaaaagacaaagaaaactcCAGGTTATCTCCACTTATCCTAAATAAAGAACCTAAAGAAAAAGGTATTCCTTTGGCTGCCTCCCCTGTGAAGATGTTGATGTTTCTGCAGATGGAGGAAGCCCAGAAACACCCCTTCAGAGCTGAAGATAAGAAGGTACAGATACCCCAGCATCTTGTACAAAAAGCAGTAGTCTTACAGACTCTTTTGCCAGACTCTTTGCTAGAAGCAGAGTCTCACCGTAAGAGCGAGGCCTCCTGTGGGGGGAAAGAGGATTTCTTCTTAGACTTTATTCAGGATTCAGAAGGCAAACGGATCCTAGctcacagaaaagcagctgagtTATTTGCAGGAGAAACAACCTCTGCAAACGGCATAACTTCAAGAAAGACAGCAGGCTCCTCAATGGACAAGGAAGATGACCAGCCGGatccagaggaggagaaggatggacCTGGTTTCCAACCAATCTGTGGTACAAACCAGAGTAAGAAACCACACCAACCGTCTAGTAGCAATAATTCTTTAACTGAATTCTCTGAGCCTGAGAATATAAATCCTGCTATAAAGACAGATAATATTGGGGCTGCTGGCTTTTATTCATCTCCAAAAAGAATAGCTAAAGCACAGCCTTTGAGAGAGAGCAGCCAAAATGCTGGTGGTGGTTCAGCTAAGGAAGAATGGGACAGTAAGAACAGATTGAGCAGTCCTTTGAAGCAATTGTTTACCCAGGATTCGGAGGGGAACAGAGTAATTTCTCACTACTGCCAGAAAATGAGATCTCCTCTAAAGGACAAAAACAGCACTAGCAGTAGGCTGACTAACTCTCCATACAAGGATTGTTCCAGGGTCACTACAAATAGGAACGTAAGCAAACTAGGGGAGCATCAGTTAGATACATGCTATGATTTACTATTCACACAGGATTCAGAAGGAAATAGAGTTATTAGACACTGACTAGTGACCATTAACGGGCAGCCTGTATGAATACTTCTGAAGCCTAAGAAAGCATCATCTTTAAGAAAGGAGTCTGGAACAGGAAAGTATAACCATTGATTGAACACATGGTCTAGACAGTAGATGTAGTAGACCCATGCAACAGGCAGAATCTCTTTGGTCTCTaataagattaatttttaaagaagcatGTTAATCATGCTTGAAACAACCAAATCATTATAATGTCCTGTGTGGCTAAGGCCTTGGCTTTAGCATTTCTACTAGTGTTTACATAACCTCTTGCTGGTCATAGAATCGTAGActtggtaaggttggaaggaacctctggagatcatctagtccaaccccaaaCAAGTTGCCCCTATGGGGATcaaacccatgaccttggcattattagcaccacgctataaccaactgagctaaacctaaccccaaaGTCAGCCTAAAAGAACTTCCTGATGACACTTCCATATCTCTTAGTCTCCTAGAAGCccaaattaaaagcttttctagGATCAGCTCAGGAACCATACAGTCTACTTAAGACATTAGCTGCCTCTAAGAAAGATTAGGTTCAACTACCAGTCACAGAATTCTGCTTACCTCCTAACTGCTGTTGTACCATTGTCTGTAAGTGACAGCTGGTGCGGGGAAGAAGTAACAGGTTTTAGGCTTTTCAGCTTGTGCTTCTATAACTGTTAAAGGCTCATCTGCAGCTAGCAAAGGTGTAATGAAAGCACTTAACTCCCACTGCCAAGCTTACTAAAGGTTTAAAGCAATGAAAACTGATAAGGGGTTGAATTCTAACAGTGCATCTATTCTGGGTAAGTGTGAACTTTAATCCTAACATTAGATGCCTGTGTAACTCTTTCATAGGATGAGATACACCTGGGGTGTGCCAGCAAGTCCTCTCATGTTCTACTCAGCTGTAATGGACGGTACCATTACAGCCCTGGTTAGGTGGAAAGGTAAAGCACTGAGCCTCCTCTGTAGGAGAGGGAACTATGTTAAGTATTAATTTAACTGCAAAGGGCAGCTGCCACACTTCAGTAACAGCAGCGGATAATTTCTGTATGCTTCTTGTACAGCATAATCTCCTGCTTTTAGATACACAGGATTTTGGATGGGCGTGCTTTAGATTTTATCTGCTTTGAAGCACAGAGACCAGCTGCTCAAAAACCCCAGGGGGTCACATGCAGAGAAACAACACGCCAGCATCTGCGACCGCGATCACAGTCCAGAACACCAACCTTCTTTGTTAGAAGAACTGCCTGATTgttttttataccttttttatttttttatgttgagTTTTTCTCAGCCACTGCTTTAACTCTGTAAATATTGTCAATTACGGTTTTACTTTCCCATGGGGCCAGAATTTCAGTACAACAGATCAAATTAAAGCTATGTCACAGTCCGGAAGTTAGTTGCTCTGCTGCTTTGTCTTATATCCAGCCTGCATGGGGAATGCATTCCCAGAAACAGGGAATCTTGGGTTTAATTCCATCTTCTCCACAAGGAGATATATTTCCACCACCTCTTTATATAGAAGGGACTTACCGTGACAGAATGAATGAGCTTGCATGTCCAGGGGCTTAGGACATGTATCTGAGAGGGAAAGAGCTGTTCTTGGGACTGCATCTGTATCAACCATATATAAAATGGATTAAGTCTTAAATGCTCTTCTAGTCTCAGCTTACTGTGTGGCCAGATCACCCTCTGGAAGCCTCTTCTCTCACTTTTAAGGTGGGGATCATTTAACTTCTCAAGCCCTGAGGGACTGGTGAATTAAGAAAGCCTTAGCACCTGCATTTATTAATTCAGATTAAGAAATCACAGCAGCACTATAACACTTCATCTGTAgcagccccccaccccaccatATAAGGCAATATTTCTGACATGTTGTGGACATAAACACATTAATAATATTAAGGACAACTACTGTCTTATTAAGGCTCAATtttatataaaggaaaaaaaaaatcatacttcaAATACAGCCATGAGGAACATTGCAGAGAGTGAGCATAGCTGAAAGAAACATCTTCAATTAGTGAGAACTGTAGCTATAAACAACGCCAACTGCCCTCCTCCCTTTGCTTGACAATTCTCATGGTGCTCAGCTCTTAGCATTGGTGGTTCAATATATAGACCTTTTGGAATACtaagtaaaaatacatttcatctGAATACAAGGACTACTAATGAAACATGAAATTACGGGCAAGAAATTAAGGCTATTCTGTCATGCAAGTATAGGGACAATTTGTGAGTTAAAAAACAGCAAGGGCATATTAAATCCAGCCAGCACCCATTAGGCATGGCTGAGCGGTTTGATCATTTACTTCCATTTCATTTAATCATCAGCTTAGACAAGGTTATTGGGAAGAAACATTTTACCTCCTTGATTCAACAACTTCCTAAACACTAAAGACCTGGAAGCATGAAATAGTTTATTCTCAGTAGCTCTGTACCAGACtcacagcagaggaagaacTGGATGTTTGACATCCATTTATACTGTAATGGGTAACAAGTTATATTGCAACAAGACAGTTTTAAGTTAACTTGAATGCTTAATGTGAACCTAAGGAAAACTGTAGGTAGAAAGAAtttcatccagcagcactcaTTGCATTCTTTAAAAGATCCTTACCAAAAATCGAGACCTAAATACAGGTGGAAAACAATTTCCATCttcttaaaaagctttttttcttaaatattacaATACATTGAAAACACTTCAAATCCATAGGGTCCTTCCTAAATAAGTGTCCAGTGCATAAACAATTTCTAATTaataaaagagacaaaaaagttCAATCCTTAGGAAGGCAGCTACTGTAGAGAAAATTTTGGGAGCATAACACTTGCTTACAGAGTT includes:
- the AUNIP gene encoding aurora kinase A- and ninein-interacting protein, translating into MKRKRRGSAAQQVEACDVWLDTAKLKQRKVQSFLAKPKVPHRLLEGNCDGYTSVSFTQTRAAPSRTKQTTISSFFSTQIDEKDKENSRLSPLILNKEPKEKGIPLAASPVKMLMFLQMEEAQKHPFRAEDKKEKQPLQTA